The genomic stretch ACGAAAATTTAGAGCCAGGCCAATCTTCTCAGTCAGGCATACTTCTTGAAATGGTACTTCGTTCAATAGTGGAGCGTGGTACTTACGATCAAGCTGATTTTTGTGACCGTCTTGATAATGAATTGTTTCCTCTGCTAGACGGAACACCAATGAATGGCCCCGGTGGATATACAAGCCAGTCTATTCGTGATGCATGGCGCAAAAGAACTCAAGAAGGTTTGGCTTGGGGAGATGTTGCAGGTAATGCAGACAATACGGAAGCAGTTGAACGCATTATTGCAATTGCGGTACGTTTCGCACTGAACCCATCTAATTTGGCTCATTCCGCTATAGCTAACACATCACTTACACAGAATGATGGGACCGTCTTGGCAATGACAGTTGCTTATGCCTGTGTATTAGGGATGTTGGTTGAAGGGCATGCTTTAGATACACAAATATCTGACAAGTTAATGGCTAGGGTTAAAGATGGAGTTTTACCTTTTCATACTATTACAAAAGGTAAGTTAGAAGCCCCTGACCGTGGCCAAAAGGAAATTAAAGTTGAGGGTGTATTCCCATCTCCCGATGCATTAATTACGCCATCGGGTATTGCACGAGCTGTACAGGATGCGTCGATTCAAATTGAACCTGCTTCTAAAGTAGCTTTGTTATATGGATTGCCTTGTGCGGTTTTTAGCCTTCTACCTGCGTCGTATTACCTAGCAGCACGCTTTCCTAATGACTTTGAGTCGGCTGTCTTGCATGCAGTTAATGGTGGGGGTCAAAATTTGGCACGAGCCATGCTAACAGGTGCACTAAGTGGGGCCATGGTCGGACTTTCTGGCATCCCTAAACGTTTTATTGATGGATTAGATAAATCCACAGATTTGTTAATTCTTGCTAATCAATTAGTAGACCAGATGTAGCTAAACCAATAATTAACTAACAATTTCTTTTAAAAGGTAATTTATGACTCGTATGAAATTAACACTTAAGCCACTAGCTCTTTCTCTACTGTTGGTATCTTCTATAGTTGCGGCGCAATCCAAAGACCAAGATTCATATTTCTTATTGGGCGAAACAACTGTTGGTAAGGCTATTAAAGAAGCTACAGGGGCAACTATTTTTGGTTTGGCTCAAGTTGGTTATTCAAGAAATGACGTTACAAGTTCATCAGATAAAAACAAATCAAGATCTAATACGATTGCGGGGCCATCAGATGAAGGGGTCCAGTTCAATGGCATGATTTTGGCTATTGAGAAATTGCCCGAAGCTAACTTTATTCCTAGAATTACGCCGTTACCAGGCCCTATGTCAGAGCAATATTCTTGGGGCTTCCGAGCAGATTTACACTATGGTCGAGATGCTCTGATGTCTGCTGCTAATGGTATTGAAAATACATGGCATATGAACCAAGGTGCTGCAGGTATCCCGCCGAACGCTAATAATATGAATTATTTTTCATTGCCAATGATTTATGCCCAGGCCTATGCACCTATTGGATTAGGTACGGCTGTAACGATAGGTCGATATGGCGTTAATTTAGGCTATGAGATTCCCCCATCATGGAGGCAGGCACCTAATTTCTTTTATTCAAGAACATATGCGCTTGTTTCACAAATTGACCAAATCATCGGAGCACAAATGTCGGTAAATCTGATGAGAAATCAGTACGGCATGATTTTGGGTGAATTTGGTTTTGGTAAGGGTTATCAAGTTGGACGTGATAACAATAACAACAATAATGTTTATGGAGTTATTCGTTGGAGAAGTAATGATATGTCTAAGTTTGTTAGCTATAGCCTGATAACAGGTGATGAGCAGACGGATATAAGCAATGCTAATCCAATGACTTGGTATCCTAATCATCCTATCAAAGCGTCATCTGGTCAAAATAGACAACATCACTCTTTAGTGGCTGGCTTTATGCCCACCAATAGATTGAAGTTGGCCGGTGAGCTTTTATATGGAAAGCAAGAGGGTTCTGGTGACGCAAAATGGGTTCTGAGCAACGAAAATTTCACTGGCGCTACTTATAAAGGCCTAAATGTTCATGCTACATATAAAGCAACTGAATCTTTAAGATATGGCCTACGTTATGAAATCTTTAAAGATCCACAAGGTTTTGCTTTAACACCATTAGGTACGCCAGGCGCTATAGTTCAAGCGATTACTTTTGGCGCAAATATTGATTTGAACAAGAATCTAGTTTTCAGACCTGAAATTAGACATGATTGGGCAAAAACAACCAATAGCTCAGACAAGTTCTTTGGTAATGTGCCGCATGCCGGTCCATCAACTGCAACAGATAATAAGCAGACAACTATCTCGGCAGATCTGTTGTTCTATTTTTAATATACAAATAGTCTGTTTTGGTAACGATTTTGGTAATGGGGGTCAGAATTTCTTCTAACCCCTTTATTTACCTATTGACATGGCGGAGAAGGCGGGATTCGAACCCGCGGTAGGCGATTAACCTACGCACGCTTTCCAGGCGTGTGACTTAAACCACTCATCCACCTCTCCG from Polynucleobacter sp. MWH-Spelu-300-X4 encodes the following:
- a CDS encoding ADP-ribosylglycohydrolase family protein; this translates as MNNQQEIKIDKELLRDRALGALMGAFIGDALGVGPHWYYDLDKLVEDYGPWIDGYTKPRPGRYHENLEPGQSSQSGILLEMVLRSIVERGTYDQADFCDRLDNELFPLLDGTPMNGPGGYTSQSIRDAWRKRTQEGLAWGDVAGNADNTEAVERIIAIAVRFALNPSNLAHSAIANTSLTQNDGTVLAMTVAYACVLGMLVEGHALDTQISDKLMARVKDGVLPFHTITKGKLEAPDRGQKEIKVEGVFPSPDALITPSGIARAVQDASIQIEPASKVALLYGLPCAVFSLLPASYYLAARFPNDFESAVLHAVNGGGQNLARAMLTGALSGAMVGLSGIPKRFIDGLDKSTDLLILANQLVDQM
- a CDS encoding outer membrane beta-barrel protein translates to MTRMKLTLKPLALSLLLVSSIVAAQSKDQDSYFLLGETTVGKAIKEATGATIFGLAQVGYSRNDVTSSSDKNKSRSNTIAGPSDEGVQFNGMILAIEKLPEANFIPRITPLPGPMSEQYSWGFRADLHYGRDALMSAANGIENTWHMNQGAAGIPPNANNMNYFSLPMIYAQAYAPIGLGTAVTIGRYGVNLGYEIPPSWRQAPNFFYSRTYALVSQIDQIIGAQMSVNLMRNQYGMILGEFGFGKGYQVGRDNNNNNNVYGVIRWRSNDMSKFVSYSLITGDEQTDISNANPMTWYPNHPIKASSGQNRQHHSLVAGFMPTNRLKLAGELLYGKQEGSGDAKWVLSNENFTGATYKGLNVHATYKATESLRYGLRYEIFKDPQGFALTPLGTPGAIVQAITFGANIDLNKNLVFRPEIRHDWAKTTNSSDKFFGNVPHAGPSTATDNKQTTISADLLFYF